In Magnolia sinica isolate HGM2019 chromosome 12, MsV1, whole genome shotgun sequence, a single genomic region encodes these proteins:
- the LOC131221824 gene encoding uncharacterized protein LOC131221824 — MNKELFKLVSIEEVRQAVFSIPADSAPGPDGFGGAFFTSYWDIIQADLFVASLDFFSGGKIPRAIQCTLITLIPKKKDPESLADYRPISLCNCIMKIFSKIMASRLALILPHLISKEQSAFTHGRSIIENITLAREMALNLDRKVFGGNLIIKVDMEKAYDRLEWGSSSRLSNVHMLLRFITQYENASGQKMNIAKTSFIVPKNYTRTKVQKLSTITGYKQALLPSMYLGVPLSKGRIPAPQLHQLVQRIIRRIDGWKAKLLNQAAKLVLIKHVLSSIPIRMLAAINIPKSVSKSINRAMANFFWGSSEKGNKRHWVNWQSVCTPVLEGGLGIRTFEDISRVIRIKMGWQLLQGGSLWAKFTSTRYFRKFIASNGVNGQLSSSSWNEIFQSPAVYYQPLQMADQGREFQPVAPELVRPRLVNRRHR; from the exons ATGAACAAGGAACTCTTTAAGCTGGTTTCTATTGAAGAAGTAAGACAGGCTGTTTTCTCCATCCCCGCTGACAGTGCCCCGGGCCCCGATGGATTTGGCGGTGCTTTTTTCACTAGTTACTGGGATATCATTCAGGCTGATCTATTTGTAGCATCTTTGGATTTCTTCAGTGGAGGAAAAATTCCGAGGGCTATCCAATGCACGTTAATCACTCTCATCCCAAAGAAGAAAGATCCAGAGTCTCTTGCCGATTACAGACCCATCAGCCTGTGCAACTGCATCATGAAGATTTTCTCCAAAATTATGGCCTCCAGGTTGGCCCTCATCCTCCCTCATCTCATCTCAAAAGAACAAAGTGCCTTTACTCATGGCAGATCTATAATTGAGAACATCACCTTAGCCAGGGAAATGGCTCTTAACCTCGATCGCAAGGTGTTTGGTGGGAACTTGATTATCAAAGTTGATATGGAGAAAGCTTATGATCGGTTGGAGTGGGGTTCATCGTCCAG GTTATCCAATGTCCACATGCTGCTTAGATTCATCACTCAGTACGAAAATGCATCCGGTCAAAAGATGAACATTGCCAAGACGTCTTTCATTGTCCCGAAGAACTACACCAGAACCAAAGTCCAGAAGCTCAGCACAATAACTGGTTACAAGCAGGCTTTGCTCCCTTCTATGTATCTTGGAGTGCCATTATCCAAAGGGAGAATCCCGGCCCCGCAGCTTCACCAGCTTGTCCAAAGGATCATTCGCAGAATCGACGGGTGGAAAGCGAAGCTCCTGAATCAAGCAGCCAAGCTAGTCTTAATCAAGCACGTCCTCTCTAGCATTCCCATCCGTATGCTTGCCGCTATCAACATCCCTAAATCAGTATCCAAATCAATCAACAGGGCGATGGCTAACTTCTTTTGGGGTTCTTCTGAAAAAGGCAATAAGAGGCACTGGGTTAATTGGCAGTCGGTGTGCACTCCAGTTCTTGAAGGAGGACTGGGCATCAGAACCTTCGAGGACATCTCTCGGGTGATCAGAATCAAGATGGGTTGGCAGCTTCTGCAAGGCGGGTCCTTATGGGCAAAGTTCACTTCAACCAGGTACTTCCGGAAGTTCATTGCCTCAAATGGTGTTAATGGCCAACTCTCCTCGTCTTCCTGGAATGAGATTTTTCAAAGTCCTGCAGTTTACTATCAGCCACTCCAGATGGCTGATCAGGGAAGGGAATTTCAGCCTGTGGCACCAGAATTGGTCAGGCCACGGCTTGTTAACAGGCGCCACCGATAA
- the LOC131221826 gene encoding serine/arginine-rich splicing factor SC35-like yields MTNSWVRVLARKSISSKSFFSNFAANLTFDTTAEDLLRIFSRFGKIQDVFLPWNCQLHKSRGFAFIRFYYEQDAHNAIQCLHERRIDGKVVLVEWAKGKSGGARLEMSPTLQPVTLQKGPGMA; encoded by the coding sequence ATGACTAACTCATGGGTTCGTGTGCTTGCGAGGAAATCTATTTCCTCCAAATCCTTTTTCTCCAATTTTGCAGCCAATCTGACATTTGATACCACGGCTGAGGATCTTCTTCGTATTTTCAGTCGTTTTGGGAAAATACAAGATGTATTCTTGCCGTGGAATTGTCAGCTTCACAAATCTCGTGGATTCGCCTTCATCCGTTTCTACTACGAACAGGATGCCCACAATGCTATTCAATGTTTACATGAAAGACGGATTGATGGCAAGGTTGTGCTCGTTGAATGGGCGAAAGGGAAATCGGGTGGCGCTCGGCTTGAAATGTCACCCACACTCCAACCAGTAACCCTACAGAAAGGGCCGGGAATGGCCTGA